A genomic segment from Nitrospiria bacterium encodes:
- the hypE gene encoding hydrogenase expression/formation protein HypE — MDEKTGLDPTIDLSCPIPVTEYKNVLLAHGGGGRLTQQMIQKMFLPSFRNEFLESLHDGAVVPLGDVRMAFTTDSYVVKPIVFPGGDIGALAVNGTVNDLAMCGARPLYLSAAFIIEEGFPMEDLWRVVLSMQTASRKAGVLLVTGDTKVVDRGKGDKIFINTSGVGTIESGIDIRPKRVKPGDRIILSGAIALHGLAVMSVRDGLEFETRIESDTAALHDLVMTMLKASQEIHGLRDPTRGGLASALNEIAEAARVGLSILEDRISVGEDVKGACEILGLDPLYVANEGKLVAFVDSDSTERVLAAMRRHPLGKEAAVIGEVVADHPGTVVMKSRIGGRRVVDMLSGEALPRIC, encoded by the coding sequence ATGGACGAAAAAACGGGCCTTGATCCGACGATCGATTTATCGTGTCCGATCCCCGTCACCGAGTACAAGAACGTGCTGTTGGCCCACGGCGGCGGGGGAAGGCTCACCCAGCAGATGATCCAGAAAATGTTTCTCCCGTCGTTCCGGAACGAATTTCTGGAATCCCTGCACGACGGCGCCGTCGTTCCGCTCGGGGATGTTCGGATGGCGTTCACCACGGATTCCTATGTTGTGAAACCGATCGTCTTTCCCGGGGGCGACATCGGCGCCCTGGCGGTCAACGGCACGGTGAATGATCTCGCGATGTGCGGAGCCCGGCCGCTCTACCTCTCGGCCGCCTTCATCATCGAGGAAGGGTTCCCGATGGAGGATTTGTGGCGGGTCGTTCTTTCGATGCAGACGGCCTCCCGGAAGGCCGGTGTCCTGCTGGTGACAGGGGATACCAAAGTCGTGGACCGGGGCAAAGGCGACAAAATCTTCATCAACACCTCGGGGGTAGGGACGATCGAATCCGGCATCGACATCCGTCCGAAGCGTGTGAAGCCCGGCGACCGGATCATCCTCAGCGGGGCGATCGCGCTGCACGGCCTCGCGGTCATGTCCGTCCGCGATGGTCTGGAGTTCGAGACGCGGATCGAAAGCGACACGGCCGCGCTCCATGATCTTGTCATGACGATGCTGAAGGCGAGCCAGGAAATCCATGGGCTTCGCGACCCCACCCGCGGGGGCCTGGCCAGCGCGTTGAACGAGATCGCCGAGGCGGCCCGGGTCGGCCTCTCGATTTTGGAAGACCGGATCTCGGTCGGCGAAGACGTGAAAGGCGCCTGCGAGATTCTGGGGCTCGATCCCCTCTACGTCGCGAACGAGGGGAAGCTCGTCGCCTTTGTCGATTCCGATTCGACCGAACGCGTGCTGGCGGCGATGCGGCGGCATCCGCTCGGAAAAGAGGCCGCCGTGATCGGAGAAGTGGTGGCCGATCACCCCGGCACGGTCGTCATGAAAAGTCGGATCGGGGGCCGACGGGTCGTTGATATGCTGTCGGGCGAAGCGCTGCCGAGGATTTGCTGA
- the hypD gene encoding hydrogenase formation protein HypD yields the protein MRFVDEFRDGALARKYSEQLHAITTRPWTIMEICGGQTHAIVKYGIESLLPDPISLVHGPGCPVCVTPLEMIDKAVAVASRPEVIFTSFGDMLRVPGSSRDLLTVKAEGGDVRMVYSPLDALKIARQNPDREVVFFAVGFETTAPANAMAVWQAGRLGLKNFSILCSHVRVPPAMEALLSSPNHRVQGFLAAGHVCTVMGYGEYLPIAERHRVPIVVTGFEPVDILQGIAMTVRQLEAGRAEVENQYARSVRREGNVLAQDILTEVFEPTDRRWRGIGEIPMSGFRLNRAYSDYDAEARFDLNEIQARESPLCIAGLVLQGLKKPQDCPAFGAPCTPESPLGAPMVSSEGACAAYYHFGRVDLKS from the coding sequence ATGCGCTTCGTCGATGAATTCCGGGACGGGGCCCTGGCCCGGAAATATTCCGAACAGCTTCACGCCATCACGACCCGCCCCTGGACGATCATGGAGATCTGCGGCGGACAGACCCATGCGATCGTCAAATACGGAATCGAATCCCTGCTGCCGGATCCTATCAGCCTGGTGCACGGTCCCGGCTGTCCCGTCTGCGTGACGCCGCTGGAGATGATCGACAAGGCCGTCGCCGTCGCCTCCCGCCCGGAGGTCATTTTCACCTCGTTCGGCGACATGCTCCGCGTCCCCGGTTCGAGCCGGGATCTGCTCACGGTGAAGGCGGAGGGCGGGGACGTGCGCATGGTCTACTCGCCGCTCGACGCGCTGAAGATCGCCAGACAGAACCCCGACCGGGAGGTCGTCTTTTTCGCGGTGGGCTTCGAGACGACGGCCCCGGCCAATGCGATGGCGGTCTGGCAGGCCGGGCGGCTGGGTCTGAAGAATTTTTCGATTCTATGCTCCCATGTGCGGGTCCCGCCCGCCATGGAGGCGCTTCTCTCTTCGCCGAACCACCGGGTGCAGGGATTTCTCGCGGCCGGGCATGTCTGCACGGTGATGGGGTACGGGGAATATCTTCCGATCGCGGAACGGCATCGCGTTCCGATCGTCGTGACCGGATTCGAGCCGGTGGACATTCTGCAGGGCATCGCCATGACTGTCCGGCAGCTTGAAGCTGGTCGCGCCGAGGTCGAAAATCAGTACGCGCGGTCCGTTCGTCGCGAGGGAAATGTCCTGGCCCAAGACATCTTGACGGAGGTGTTCGAGCCGACCGACCGCCGGTGGCGCGGCATCGGCGAGATCCCGATGAGCGGGTTCCGATTGAACCGGGCCTATTCGGATTATGACGCCGAGGCGCGTTTCGATCTGAACGAGATCCAGGCCCGGGAATCCCCCCTCTGCATCGCGGGCCTCGTGCTCCAGGGCCTGAAGAAGCCGCAGGACTGTCCCGCCTTCGGCGCGCCGTGCACGCCCGAATCTCCGCTCGGCGCCCCGATGGTCTCTTCGGAAGGGGCCTGCGCGGCGTACTATCATTTCGGCCGGGTGGATTTGAAATCCTAA